atatatatatatatatatatatatatatgtatatatatatatatatatatatatatattttttttttttaaaatgagaaaTAATGCAAATTGATTACTTATTTTACCTAAATCATAGGGTCATCTATGCATAATGATGTTAGATGATGACCCGTTTATTGAACACCTTCACCCTTTATCAAACTCAGTCAATTTTTTGCCATATCCCATTGAAAATGTTGTCAGTTTTTGTTATCATATTATGATGGTATATCTGAattgttaatataatataaaaaaaatgcatataccatcaatttttttctggttCAATTATACATTTATTCTCAACAgtactaaaagtaaaaaaaaacaacataaattgTTCTTTAGATAAGCAAGCTAATTTCTGAATTTAGATTGTTTTTCCTATGATCCTCTACAGTTTTAAGCAACAAAAGTAAGAAGTTTTTAGACCACATTGTTGGTGTAAATACCtctaattttatgtataaaattttatgtataactAGTTATACATATAGTTAACTATCAGGAGTTATATGTATAACTGCAtgcattttaaagcattttatttaatttatatattacattagaTCATATTACTTTGAATACTGGACCCAGAGACTTTATTCCCAATAACACTGTGGTACTCCagattaaaaattgaaaagtttctGTAATTATCCTGTTTTTGTTCCTCAATGTACTTCGTAGGTCCCTTAAGTTTTATGaaccttattttatataaagttaaaagttttggagcctaaaaaaagttacagaaaCCTCCCTATCTTCCcgctattttaataattttttttaataaagaaaattagaCTTTCAAACCAGTGTCCCGTGCATGCATGCTTGGTTTTTGACAACATTTGAACTTGCATCAGTCAATTGTTTGCAGATAATATACTCAAGAACTATATTCAAATATCATATGAACATGTTAGAGAATGTTCATATGATATTTGAACatcacaaatttaataatattgttgtgatatgttatataaataataccatAATAGATTATGATTTGAAAATAAGCTAGGATATGAAGGCAATGatcaaagaataaatttacttatagaaatttagatgtttgtttattagtttcagaatattatattatgtgtAACCACGGCCTTCTATAATAACAGGCCTTGACATCGCGCAACAAAGTTGATAAACTGAAGGCCAATTCCTAATACTGTGTTTACATTTTCATCTTTTAACATTAGACGAAAGTTTGTGTtcacacttttttaataaatctttaaaatttgattggtttataaattagataGCGCAACTTCAAGACGATAACCTTGTAAGGTTCAAGGCGTTACATTGTAAGGTAATAATATTGTCAAACTAACGGTtggcttttttaataattaaaatgccTTTAAAATGCTGTGTATCTCTTTGCAAGTCGAACTATCTcaactacaacaaaaatatcaatttatgcAACTACAACTACAATATCAATTAcaactacaacaaaaatatcaatactcaactacaacaaaaatatcaatttataaattcCCGAAGAATCTAGAGGAGAGAAAAAGATGTAGTGAAGCTATCCCAAGAACTGGTTTTATTGTTACAGACTATACAGCAGTATTTCAACTTCATTGGCCAAATGAAGTACCTTTTGAAAGCAAATATGGGAAGCAACGACCTTTAAACCCAccatctgtttttaaaaatattccgcCTAGTTGTTTAGCCACACCAGCAAGTAAAGTTAGAAAAACTGTAACTTCAAGCGGTTTTCGAAGCATTTTACTAGATGAGTTAAATGATTTTCTAAAAGAGGATGAACTTATATTTGACGATATTCAATCTTTGTTAAGTGATAATAACGATGTTATTGTTTTCaagcttaataaaaaaagtttacacatACAATCAAAAATGTACAAACTTGGTGttccattatttattttagtaattttcaaTGATTATTCACTTTTAGCTAACCATAATGGCACAACTTGTAATATTTCATCTTTAgctgtaaacaaattaaagttaataaaaacaaaatcagctTTATTTGAAGcagttagatttttaaaaaataaagaaagttcgCTTCAGTTAAATATTCTATTCGAACACCTTAATGCTATGAGAAAAGTTAATGTTGGTGAAGTTTTATATACTTCAGATATTATATGTAGAGCATATGAGTATTTTGCTATGTGACGAAGTTTATATGACTGTTTGTGTATTGACTACAAGTTGCCAAGTATAAGGACATGATTGACTTCAAAAATAAGCTCAACGGAGTACCTAAGTTTCATGAATATAgtgtttttatgaatttaaatccATTGAAAAGAACTTCCATACTACTAATTGATGAGGTCTATGTCAAAGCTTCATTACTTTTCCAAAGAGGTGCTTTGTTTGGTCAAGCAGTAAACTACCCTGAAAAGTtagctaaaacaattttatcatttatgatTAAATGTCTTTTTGGAGGTCCAGAATTTATATGTAGAGCTCAACCTGTTGCAAATTGTTCTTCTGAATTTCAGTTTGCTCAATGTCAACAAATTGTTGATAcgataaataatattgaaaatagtaaGACACTGGTAATAATTACTGATGGTAACCGTGTAAATCAAAGATTTTTTGGTATGTTTAAAACAGTTGATAGTAAACCATGGTTAACAACATCaggtatatttattattgtatgaTTATGTGCATCTCTTAAAATCTATATGAAACAATTGGTTGACAGAAAAGACTGGCGAACTTcaatttttgaacaataaagAACTGGCTTTGGCTAAGTGGAGTGATTtagaaactttatataaaactgaGTGCAATAGTCTTTTTAAACTCTCTAAACTTACAGCTAAATCAGTTTATCCAAAACCAATAGAGAGACAATCTGTAAagttttgtttgtctgttttttgCGAAGAAACAGTAGCTACATTAAGAACACATCCAGAGATTGAAAATAAAGCATTTGAAGGTACTGctgtatttattgaaaaaatatttttttttcgaatgCTGTTAATGTCAAAGCACCTGGTGCTGGCATTTGGTTTAGAAATGAATTATGCGGAGAAATCCACTCAGTTGGTGATCAACAGTTACAACTGCTAAGAGATATTGCTGAACTGTCAAATTTTATGAAACCTACAGGTAAGCGTGTAAAACAGCTTACGCTAGATACTGCTAAAGAATTACTCTCTAATTACCACTCCCAAAATACTAAAGCTATCATAATTTATGTGAAAATTAGTTTTGTAATTTGTTATGCTATTTacttgttatgttttttattttctcattagCTTATATGTCTCAATATGTTTGGAAAACATAGACTGCCATTACACCCtacctaatataaaaatatatcaatataagTAAAAGTGAAAGTTTAATCGGCCTTCAGTTTTTACGGCATTTTGCGCGATGTCAAGGCCTGTTATTATAGAAATCCGTGTGTGTGACGAAAAAGTAAAGATACTTTTGCATTCAGTGGCTCTTGCACCTAAGGTTTATATCATTGAAAAAGTaggtttttacatttttgtttttgtttttttgtttaactacttATCCTAATTGATCACTTTTTTTCAGGATTCTCTTCATGGGTTCAAGCTCATTACGCATAATATGTGTTCAATTACCCATAATACGTTAGTCATTGTAagtaataaattagaaaataattatttgtgaAATATTGTAGTCATTAATGACTTCAACCTGGCTATTTGTGAAATATTGTAGTCATTAATTACTTCAACCTGGCTAATAACTAAAATtgctctctttctctctctctctctctctctctctctctctctctctctctctctctctgtcTCTCTCTCTGTCTCtctgtctctctctctctctctctctctctctctctatatatatatatatatatatatatatatatatttatatatttatatttatatttatttgtatttttttttttttttttttttttttttaaaatgtttgaagaaaGTTAGAAGATACTAAAAACCTTGGTATTATGCAAGCCGAAGCGATTTAATTAATTCAATCGACAAAAAACGGCGTGTaaattgcaaaagaaaaaataatatttttaatattcaatttgGATGTATTGATTAatagcatttattttaaaataaattcattttgcaacacgttttttaattttataaaatttcgtcATAATAGTTTAAGGTAAATCCCACAGGTTATAAGTGGAAAACATCACATGTAAAAGATCAAAAATGCTACACATTTTGAATACCAAATGGGATAAAGTAGCAAATACCAGATTAAGTTAAGCCTCTCTGAAAGCTTTgatgattaattttaaataactattcaagtaatttttaaattaaaagaattttaaaaattatcatagaAGCATTCGGACTTTCATTTGTCTAGTATTGACTACTTTTATACCATTTGGATTAAAATATGTGTCATTTAAGATCTATAACATGTAGTATTTTCCGCCTATATCCCATGTTGGATTTACCACATAAAACCCATGTGGGATTTACCATATGAAACCCACATGGGACAAAATAATAATCCCCATATGGGTTACATATGGTAAAAACCCACGCGTATCCCATATGGGATTTACCATATGGAATCCATGTGGGATTTACCATATGAAACCCACATGGGACAAAATAATAATCCCCACATGGGTTACATATGGAAAAAATCCACGCGTATCCCATGTGCGCTTTTTCACTGGGTTAGAGAAAAACGCCCACGAAATTTGACACCTTATTATGTTTGCATACCTATAATAACTATAGTAGatgtataaataaatcaatttgacAATATATCCTGAAGATTAAAGCTTATTTTGCTTATAAAACTGAAGTTTTTCAAAGTAAATGATATTTAATAGTACaagcaaatatattaaaatgcaaatataaacaaaaaaattaatcaaactcCATAAAATAATACAAGAATAACCAAAATTTTAAGAGCAAAATCCAGGTCGGAACTCGGCACCTCTGGACGGTTTACGAAACCCGCCCGaaggggggagggggagagCAACTAATCActgttctttttttagaaaaaatgaacaTTGGTTGGTTGCCTCTCTCAAACGGGTCTCGGAAAGGATCTGGTGGATGTCGAGTTATGAACACAATTTCGTATACtgcataaatattaaaatgcgaatataaataaaaaattaaccaaattttataaaatagcacaataataaccaaaaatttaagAGCAATACAACAGCCTGCAAAATTCAGGTCAGAACTTGACACCCCTGGACAATTTTTGGGACCCGCccgagagaaaaaaaaacaaacaaccaCTGTtcctttttgagaaaaaatgaaCAGTGGTTGGTTGCCTCTCTCAAACGAGTCTTGAAAAGGGTCTGGGGAGTGCAGAGTGATGACCAGAATTTTTCAGGCTGCAAAGatattaaaatgcaaatttaacaaaaaattaaccaaaTTCCATAAAATAGCactataataacaaaaaattaaagagcaAACACAACAACATGCAAAATTCAGGTCAAAGCTCGACACCCCTCGACTGTTTTTGGGACCCGCCCAAGGGTGGCAACTGAccattgttcttttttttcaggAAAAGTGATCAGTGGTTGATTGCCACTCTCGAACGGGTCTCAAAAATGTCTGAGAAATGTTAAGTAACAACCATGATTTTGCAGGCTGCATACGATACAACTAGTTCAAAAAATagcattcaaaaataatattaaagaacaACAATTTATACTGCTGTTGCTTTTACTAGTGGTGGTTGCAGTTTAACAATGACAGCAGCAATTATCCATATACTATCTATTAGAGGGACTAATGTAATAGGCAGAGTGTTCTTTAGAAGTCAAAATTCTTTCAGCCTCCCAATGAATCTTGAACATTGAAACCTTTATCAAAAAGTGCAATAAAACCGGGAGTGAATCTTCTTGCAAGATTGCaatctttagttataaaacaatCTGAGGAAGATCCAGAGTAACCTTTAGATCCAGAGTAACAAAAGAGATAGAACTGCCTTTAGTacaaaatacaagtttttttaatgtgtttctaCTTTTATAAGAACTATGTTGGACATAAGCATTGGCAGATTTTTGAATAGTTTGTTTAGTACAGTCACCAATACcttcaacataaacaacatctCCAATAAAATGAGGATgtgtaaaatttaatgtttcttCTGGAGTAGGCCGATATATTAATGGTTCAAGTTCTAGggctaataaagttataaatgtagttaaaatCCTAGAGGCGTGACTTACTGTAATTTTCAAAGCGAAATACTAAATCTTGTAATGGTGAGTCAAGTCGAATACGCATTAAAGTAAGTAACACATCATCTTCAACAAAAAGCTGTCATGCTGGACCAGGTTTCTTTCTACTTGAAGGTTAACTAACAGGACTAAATTGATATTGCTTTGGTTCAAATGAACGtttatgatcaataaagtaagaaacttttttatgtttagctTTAACACGgctaacaatatataaaaaaaaattttcagttggAGACCCAGTATACAATTTTATGACTTTAGGTGAAGAACCCACTGCCTCCCATGTTAATCTTTTATAAAGTGTTGTTGGTTTTAGATAAGTTGCTGGTGCGTTAGTAATTAAATTGAGTTGTTGTGGAGAAAGTTGCTGATCAGATGCTGTTAATGATAGACATGGAGGAGATATTGACAGAGAAGACTGTTGGTgaatgttgttgttattgttactgCTACTAGTAGTGGTACAGGTACTtgaaaaatgtgtatttttttgttttttagaaactttaatagGTGTATATTGAGGCattggtaattttattttattttgaggaGGAGATGTTTCATATACTTTCAAATATAACCTTGGATGAGGGGATTGCTCAGCTGGCTTCTCatattcaaaatgatttaaacataCTTTTGTATTCTTATTTACAGTAtatagctttcttttttttgttaaagggttttgttaataattttactccatgtggaaaaatatttctctttacaagtaaaaaattttaattcgctGAAACTAAATGTCTTCCAATTatgatattataaaacatacttTTCTTTGTATCGACGAATTACTCAAACATCATTTTTAGAGTTTGGCTATGGCATTTAGGCCTACCTTGAACATTTATATCAGCATATCTGATGAGATATTTTGCTTTCAGATGCTCGAAGAAATGTACGGAACGTCTAAAAAACCAGAGCGACGAGATTTTCGCACGCATGAGATTGTTAGAGACAAAGAATGAGCAAGATGTGTTTCTACTATCGTTGATTACAAGCATGAAGGCGAAAACTCACCAACCCAGAAACGAAGGTGCCGAAAGAAGAGTATGTCATGACTTTTCATTTACATACAAGGTTTTAGTAGGGGATGCAAATGAAAAGGTATGTGTGGATGCCTTTAAAAGCCTTTATGGTATTAGAATAAGTCGTATTCAACGATTGCGCTCCCTGTAGGTATTAAGAAAATCACCAAAGGACCTTCGAGGGAAAAAATTAGGAACGAATGCAATCAGGGGCATTGTAAGACTTCTGATAAGAGAAAATTGAAAGTTATCCGGTGAAACAGAGCAAATATGCTGGTAAAACTATCAATTATCTAAATGCAAGactaaatatcaaaattttttacttcatGTTCAAAGAAAAACATCCTGAAGCAAAATGtagctataaattttttctaggCTACTTTAAGGACAACGTTACGTTAAGATTTGGCCGTCCCCAGATAGACTCTTGTTGCACCTGTGAggaacataatttaaaataacgaaGCCGTCATCTCAGTGATGCAGTAAACCtttgatttttattagttttttgtaaaaaaattattaaatatataaaagacaaGCTTTTTGTTATTATCTTTAACACATGTAAACAAAAAGGTTTAAAGTCAGACAACTTTAACTATGTATAACACATATATATCACAAattttgatgtatattttaacaaatctGATATTTAAAGACGTCAAAAAGCACccagattttttttgaatttattacaGTAATAATTTTggatttaataagtttgttttctCGTTCcctgaaaaaatagtttttatgacTTAAAACGTTTTTGTAGTTATCGATTCAGTTATAATGACGTCGTTATCTGGCAAAAGGTCTGAAGAAGTTGAAGCCACGGCTCCGTTAATGAAATGTCATTTTTTTGAgttgattcattttttaaaagacgtgAGCATTAGAAACTAGATAATCTAGTGTCTAATGCTCGAGTAATAATAAGTCTCGAGTCTCGATTTCTCGTCTGGTGTCGGTGCGATACCATACAGTATCAGTATCGAAATTACGCGATACTGGTATCAAAAGTATCGTTAATGTTGGAACCGTTTGGTATCGTTTGGTTTCGATGCAATACTTTACAGTATCAACTTCGAGATCACGCGATACTGGTATCGAAAGTATCGGTTATGTTGGTATCGTTTGATATCGCTGCGATACCATGCAGTATCGATATCGAGATCACGCGATACTGGTACTGAAAGTATCGTTTA
This Hydra vulgaris chromosome 04, alternate assembly HydraT2T_AEP DNA region includes the following protein-coding sequences:
- the LOC136079802 gene encoding uncharacterized protein LOC136079802; this translates as MLCISLQVELSQLQQKYQFMQLQLQYQLQLQQKYQYSTTTKISIYKFPKNLEERKRCSEAIPRTGFIVTDYTAVFQLHWPNEVPFESKYGKQRPLNPPSVFKNIPPSCLATPASKVRKTVTSSGFRSILLDELNDFLKEDELIFDDIQSLLSDNNDVIVFKLNKKSLHIQSKMYKLGVPLFILVIFNDYSLLANHNGTTCNISSLAVNKLKLIKTKSALFEAVRFLKNKESSLQLNILFEHLNAMRKVNVGEVLYTSDIICRAYEYFAM